The following proteins come from a genomic window of Andrena cerasifolii isolate SP2316 chromosome 6, iyAndCera1_principal, whole genome shotgun sequence:
- the LOC143369792 gene encoding uncharacterized protein LOC143369792, whose product MTFQIKSHEIVLTAAICLYTMIPITADGMSCFKCFASQPGHEHTDLLCSQFDGSARFQVYCPSSTFCMKRTIYHQFQTSVVVATKRDCAPQKSILPIYSKVDNKWQNKEEIVKTAYEEGCSIGEDRGAPTGPSEYCFCSFHLCNSSQSIKPMNVYYNFVLIVILLLTKPI is encoded by the exons ATGACATTCCAAATAAAGTCACATGAAATTGTACTAACTGCTGCAATTTGTCTGT ATACAATGATACCAATAACCGCAGACGGTATGTCGTGCTTCAAATGTTTTGCATCGCAACCAGGACACGAACACACCGATTTGCTATGTTCGCAATTTGATGGAAGTGCTCGATTTCAAGTCTACTGTCCCTCATCGACGTTTTGTATGAAAAGAACTATTTATCATCAGTTTCAAA CATCTGTAGTCGTAGCTACAAAACGAGATTGTGCTCCTCAAAAAAGCATACTTCCTATCTATAGTAAGGTAGATAATAAATggcaaaataaagaagaaatagtGAAAACGGCTTATGAAGAAGGTTGCTCCATTGGTGAAGACAGGGGGGCACCAACAGGTCCATCAGAATATTGTTTTTGTAGTTTTCACTTATGCAATTCATCGCAATCAATCAAACCCATGAATgtatattataattttgtattaatagtGATATTACTACTTACAAAGCcaatataa
- the Uqcr-11 gene encoding ubiquinol-cytochrome c reductase 11 kDa subunit: MSFLESFFKRYIPTVKAEDEEAELVDPQKVLREKCSGRPKCANIQEKLTACNDRVNSRSKTEETCLEELIDYVQCVDHCVAETLFSKLK; this comes from the exons ATGTCTTTCTTAGAAAGTTTCTTTAAACGTTACATCCCAACCGTGAAAGCTGAAGACGAAGAAGCAGAGTTAGTTGATCCTCAGAAAGTACTTCGT gaaaaatgcTCAGGCCGACCTAAATGTGCTAATATACAAGAAAAACTTACTGCATGTAACGACCGTGTTAATTCAAGGAGTAAAACAGAGGAAACGTGTCTGGAGGAATTAATTGATTATGTACAATGTGTAGATCACTGTGTGGCAGAAACACTATTTAGTAAACTTAAGTAA